A single region of the Syngnathus acus chromosome 6, fSynAcu1.2, whole genome shotgun sequence genome encodes:
- the LOC119124868 gene encoding genetic suppressor element 1-like isoform X3, translating to MSHESTKSASLGMVSTATRTTATVSPLSPLTNGSALAQSASSGFAAALRKLAKQAEDPRCELHASALSGESSPVSLSPATSHSSPVSTPKRATLGPLLAQSRGHAVVSSTPPVVTIAPTKTSNGLWRADGRQVEQSAARLGGGRERASADNAHTQHDKRTPPVPPSHLLAHHFGLTPSSVMQDPRMQSLSLPGQMHPAAPSGNIPEDYLRSLRPFATPDDLRLTSVPLGLDHSAAAAHAAAAAAAAAYYHPAFLHHPLSLPRMEESLCLSALRSQFYSVPAGGAFPALHASGLHLHLPGARYPGELNHSVLVERLQMENELRQREREKEREEERERELDRQKERQRDRQQQMVRAAEGHGYLAERATQRAPSLEDRARLVERLTPNRLDKAKESDLPSFLSHKPLPSSRGSVPHLLPSLVPTHLGKHHVVGGVNGAAATTHRASEEAWMKDCNRTGHPNQGIKDAPPSLGAPPPLISPKPPQTTLWNPASFVDRRKPIPPIRPPPSLSRADRPDLSWEEKMEEGARRRPEAHERYPSAREEACLSNKTEQDLLQRRQANNLYLRLCAPLSDPNAGRERQRDSTLVYDEALQQHRRLLSKLDLEEQRRREAREGGYYYDLNDSYDESDEEEVKAHLRRVTEQPPLKLNTSSEKVDFLRMCGLVTRAHRDELLQCKKRKRRRMMRERSTSPPPVVRGKRKSPPLPAAALSTTYTAEQMDSAPELQEKKDFLRAFKLSHVNAQQRRDKEKTEELLKAIEKKIVTLDTLRYNSVSPCSSSPPAATSSIGESSSAKPSCQSNGHLYPDSPSPSPLYSHRARHVPHNDTVRQPPPPLAPHHDKAAFAEAPRPNKKLQLVHNGHLVPPLKKEPGVVVNGRVQPREKFTTNAFAQHFHQAVLQSTQHKGVSKLTKAESSLPRDPSPQKTLHPNHAAQRANGHGTHSHQDSHGKQLTNADVDEGEDSSGDDDEEDDEEPPRKWKGIGAIFEAYQEYVEERSVERQVLHSQCKRLEAQNYNLSRTAEQLSLTMAELVSQRQRVREERDKLHAQLEHFRRCLTLPSIHWGNAHAPR from the exons ATGAGCCATGAGTCCACCAAGTCGGCGTCTTTAGGAATGGTCTCCACGGCGACTCGCACCACGGCCACCGTCAGTCCCCTTAGCCCTCTGACCAATGGGAGCGCTCTCGCCCAGTCTGCCAGCTCTGGATTCGCCGCCGCCCTGCGCAAACTGGCTAAACAGGCTGAGGATCCCCGATGTGAGTTGCATG CTTCGGCCCTCAGCGGTGAGTCGTCGCCTGTGTCGTTGTCACCTGCCACCAGCCACAGCTCGCCGGTCAGCACCCCCAAGCGGGCCACACTAGGGCCCCTCTTGGCCCAGTCCCGGGGCCACGCCGTTGTCTCGAGCACCCCTCCCGTAGTCACCATTGCTCCCACCAAGACCAGCAACGGTCTGTGGAGGGCCGACGGGCGacag GTGGAACAGAGCGCTGCGAGGCTTGGGGGCGGCAGGGAGCGGGCATCCGCCGACAACGCTCATACACAGCACGACAAGAGGACCCCGCCCGTACCCCCGTCTCACCTGCTGGCTCACCACTTTGGACTCACACCCAGCTCGGTCATGCAGGACCCCCGCATGCAAAGCCTCAG TTTACCTGGGCAGATGCACCCTGCGGCTCCCTCAGGCAACATCCCTGAGGATTACCTGAGATCGCTGCGTCCCTTCGCCACCCCCGACGACCTGCGGCTGACCTCTGTGCCTCTTGGTCTGGACCAttctgccgccgccgctcatgctgccgctgccgccgccgctgctgcttaCTACCACCCAGCCTTCCTGCACCATCCTTTGTCTTTACCCAG GATGGAGGAATCCTTGTGTCTGTCAGCACTGCGGTCACAGTTCTACTCTGTGCCTGCCGGGGGAGCCTTCCCCGCTCTGCACGCCTCTGGCCTTCACTTGCACCTGCCTGGAGCTCGCTACCCCGGAGAGCTAAACCACAGCGTACTAGTCGAGAG GCTGCAGATGGAGAATGAGCTTCGCCAAcgagagagggagaaagagagagaggaggaaagGGAGCGAGAGCTGGACAGACAGAAGGAGAGGCAGAGGGACAGACAGCAGCAGATGGTCAGGGCTGCGGAGGGCCACGGATACCTGGCCGAAAGGGCGACTCAGAGGGCGCCGTCGCTGGAGGACAGGGCCAGGCTAGTGGAGAGGCTGACCCCCAACAGACTGg ATAAAGCCAAGGAATCGGATCTCCCATCGTTCCTCTCGCATAAACCTCTGCCCTCCTCCAGGGGCTCTGTCCCACACCTGCTGCCCAGTCTGGTGCCTACTCACCTGGGCAAGCATCACGTGGTGGGTGGTGTCAACGGAGCTGCCGCCACGACTCACAGGGCCAGCGAGGAGGCCTGGATGAAGGACTGCAATAG AACTGGCCATCCTAACCAAGGCATCAAAGATGCACCACCCTCCCTGGGTGCACCGCCTCCTCTCATCTCCCCTAAACCTCCACAAACCACACTGTGGAACCCCGCCTCTTTTGTGGACCGCAGAAAGCCCATCCCGCCGATTCGTCCCCCTCCCAGCCTGAGCAGAGCCGACCGACCCGACCTGAGCTGGGAGgagaagatggaggagggagcCCGGAGGAGGCCGGAGGCTCACGAGAGGTATCCCTCTGCGAGGGAGGAGGCCTGCTTGTCCAACAAGACCGAGCAGGACCTCCTCCAGAGGCGCCAGGCCAACAACCTCTACCTGAGGCTGTGCGCGCCCCTGTCAGACCCCAACGCCGGCAGGGAGCGGCAGAGGGACAGCACGCTGGTGTACGACGAGGCACTCCAGCAGCATCGGCGACTCCTCAGCAAGCTGGACCTAGAGGAGCAGAGGAGAAGGGAGGCACGCGAAGGAG GTTATTACTATGACTTGAACGACTCGTATGACGAGAGCGACGAAGAAGAGGTGAAAGCCCATCTGAGGAGAGTGACGGAGCAACCGCCCCTTAAACTTAATACGTCCTCTGAG AAAGTGGACTTCCTACGCATGTGCGGACTGGTTACCCGGGCTCATCGCGACGAGCTCCTGCAGTGCAAGAAGAGGAAGCGAAGGCGGATGATGAGGGAACGCAGCACCTCGCCACCACCTGTCGTGCGGGGGAAGCGGAAGTCTCCTCCTTTGCCGGCCGCCGCACTGAGCACCACGTACACCGCCGAGCAGATGGACAGTGCCCCCGAGCTGCAGGAGAAGAAGGACTTTCTGCGCGCCTTTAAGCTCTCCCACGTCAATGCTCAGCAACGAAGAG ACAAAGAGAAGActgaggagctgctgaaggccATCGAGAAGAAGATTGTGACGCTGGATACGCTCCGATACAACTCTGTATCTCCATGTAGCAGCAGCCCCCCTGCTGCCACCTCCTCAATCG GGGAGTCATCATCAGCTAAACCTTCCTGTCAGTCAAACGGACATCTTTATCCAGACTCGCCAAGCCCCTCCCCTCTATATTCACACAGAGCCAGACATGTCCCCCACAACGACACTGTCAGGCAGCCGCCTCCACCCTTGGCGCCCCACCATGACAAAGCGGCATTCGCAGAGGCGCCACGGCCCAACAAGAAGCTGCAGCTGGTCCACAACGGCCACTTAGTACCTCCTCTGAAAAAAGAGCCCGGTGTGGTGGTGAATGGTCGTGTCCAGCCCCGGGAGAAGTTCACAACCAATGCCTTTGCTCAGCATTTCCACCAGGCTGTGCTACAGTCCACACAGCACAAAG gggtctcaaagcTGACCAAGGCTGAAAGCTCGCTGCCTCGCGACCCCTCCCCGCAGAAAACGCTTCATCCGAACCACGCCGCCCAGCGCGCCAACGGCCATGGCACCCATTCCCATCAAGACAGTCATGGGAAGCAACTGACCAACGCGGACGTAGATGAGGGTGAAGACTCATCTggggatgatgatgaggaggatgaTGAGGAACCCCCAAGGAAGTGGAAGGGCATTGGAGCAATTTTTGAGGCCTATCAGGAGTATGTGGAAG AACGGAGTGTTGAGAGGCAGGTTCTTCACAGTCAGTGCAAAAGATTGGAAGCGCAGAACTACAATCTTAGCAGAACAGCGGAGCAACTCTCTCTCACCATGGCG GAGCTGGTGAGCCAGAGACAGCGGGTGCGGGAGGAGCGTGACAAGCTCCACGCCCAGCTGGAGCACTTCAGGAGGTGTCTGACGCTACCCAGCATACATTGGGGCAACGCCCATGCACCCAGGTGA
- the LOC119124868 gene encoding genetic suppressor element 1-like isoform X2, producing MFGLKAPHFYLPGMSHESTKSASLGMVSTATRTTATVSPLSPLTNGSALAQSASSGFAAALRKLAKQAEDPRSSALSGESSPVSLSPATSHSSPVSTPKRATLGPLLAQSRGHAVVSSTPPVVTIAPTKTSNGLWRADGRQVEQSAARLGGGRERASADNAHTQHDKRTPPVPPSHLLAHHFGLTPSSVMQDPRMQSLSLPGQMHPAAPSGNIPEDYLRSLRPFATPDDLRLTSVPLGLDHSAAAAHAAAAAAAAAYYHPAFLHHPLSLPRMEESLCLSALRSQFYSVPAGGAFPALHASGLHLHLPGARYPGELNHSVLVERLQMENELRQREREKEREEERERELDRQKERQRDRQQQMVRAAEGHGYLAERATQRAPSLEDRARLVERLTPNRLDKAKESDLPSFLSHKPLPSSRGSVPHLLPSLVPTHLGKHHVVGGVNGAAATTHRASEEAWMKDCNRTGHPNQGIKDAPPSLGAPPPLISPKPPQTTLWNPASFVDRRKPIPPIRPPPSLSRADRPDLSWEEKMEEGARRRPEAHERYPSAREEACLSNKTEQDLLQRRQANNLYLRLCAPLSDPNAGRERQRDSTLVYDEALQQHRRLLSKLDLEEQRRREAREGGYYYDLNDSYDESDEEEVKAHLRRVTEQPPLKLNTSSEKVDFLRMCGLVTRAHRDELLQCKKRKRRRMMRERSTSPPPVVRGKRKSPPLPAAALSTTYTAEQMDSAPELQEKKDFLRAFKLSHVNAQQRRDKEKTEELLKAIEKKIVTLDTLRYNSVSPCSSSPPAATSSIGESSSAKPSCQSNGHLYPDSPSPSPLYSHRARHVPHNDTVRQPPPPLAPHHDKAAFAEAPRPNKKLQLVHNGHLVPPLKKEPGVVVNGRVQPREKFTTNAFAQHFHQAVLQSTQHKGVSKLTKAESSLPRDPSPQKTLHPNHAAQRANGHGTHSHQDSHGKQLTNADVDEGEDSSGDDDEEDDEEPPRKWKGIGAIFEAYQEYVEERSVERQVLHSQCKRLEAQNYNLSRTAEQLSLTMAELVSQRQRVREERDKLHAQLEHFRRCLTLPSIHWGNAHAPR from the exons ATGTTCGGATTAAAGGCACCGCACTTTTACCTCCCAG GCATGAGCCATGAGTCCACCAAGTCGGCGTCTTTAGGAATGGTCTCCACGGCGACTCGCACCACGGCCACCGTCAGTCCCCTTAGCCCTCTGACCAATGGGAGCGCTCTCGCCCAGTCTGCCAGCTCTGGATTCGCCGCCGCCCTGCGCAAACTGGCTAAACAGGCTGAGGATCCCCGAT CTTCGGCCCTCAGCGGTGAGTCGTCGCCTGTGTCGTTGTCACCTGCCACCAGCCACAGCTCGCCGGTCAGCACCCCCAAGCGGGCCACACTAGGGCCCCTCTTGGCCCAGTCCCGGGGCCACGCCGTTGTCTCGAGCACCCCTCCCGTAGTCACCATTGCTCCCACCAAGACCAGCAACGGTCTGTGGAGGGCCGACGGGCGacag GTGGAACAGAGCGCTGCGAGGCTTGGGGGCGGCAGGGAGCGGGCATCCGCCGACAACGCTCATACACAGCACGACAAGAGGACCCCGCCCGTACCCCCGTCTCACCTGCTGGCTCACCACTTTGGACTCACACCCAGCTCGGTCATGCAGGACCCCCGCATGCAAAGCCTCAG TTTACCTGGGCAGATGCACCCTGCGGCTCCCTCAGGCAACATCCCTGAGGATTACCTGAGATCGCTGCGTCCCTTCGCCACCCCCGACGACCTGCGGCTGACCTCTGTGCCTCTTGGTCTGGACCAttctgccgccgccgctcatgctgccgctgccgccgccgctgctgcttaCTACCACCCAGCCTTCCTGCACCATCCTTTGTCTTTACCCAG GATGGAGGAATCCTTGTGTCTGTCAGCACTGCGGTCACAGTTCTACTCTGTGCCTGCCGGGGGAGCCTTCCCCGCTCTGCACGCCTCTGGCCTTCACTTGCACCTGCCTGGAGCTCGCTACCCCGGAGAGCTAAACCACAGCGTACTAGTCGAGAG GCTGCAGATGGAGAATGAGCTTCGCCAAcgagagagggagaaagagagagaggaggaaagGGAGCGAGAGCTGGACAGACAGAAGGAGAGGCAGAGGGACAGACAGCAGCAGATGGTCAGGGCTGCGGAGGGCCACGGATACCTGGCCGAAAGGGCGACTCAGAGGGCGCCGTCGCTGGAGGACAGGGCCAGGCTAGTGGAGAGGCTGACCCCCAACAGACTGg ATAAAGCCAAGGAATCGGATCTCCCATCGTTCCTCTCGCATAAACCTCTGCCCTCCTCCAGGGGCTCTGTCCCACACCTGCTGCCCAGTCTGGTGCCTACTCACCTGGGCAAGCATCACGTGGTGGGTGGTGTCAACGGAGCTGCCGCCACGACTCACAGGGCCAGCGAGGAGGCCTGGATGAAGGACTGCAATAG AACTGGCCATCCTAACCAAGGCATCAAAGATGCACCACCCTCCCTGGGTGCACCGCCTCCTCTCATCTCCCCTAAACCTCCACAAACCACACTGTGGAACCCCGCCTCTTTTGTGGACCGCAGAAAGCCCATCCCGCCGATTCGTCCCCCTCCCAGCCTGAGCAGAGCCGACCGACCCGACCTGAGCTGGGAGgagaagatggaggagggagcCCGGAGGAGGCCGGAGGCTCACGAGAGGTATCCCTCTGCGAGGGAGGAGGCCTGCTTGTCCAACAAGACCGAGCAGGACCTCCTCCAGAGGCGCCAGGCCAACAACCTCTACCTGAGGCTGTGCGCGCCCCTGTCAGACCCCAACGCCGGCAGGGAGCGGCAGAGGGACAGCACGCTGGTGTACGACGAGGCACTCCAGCAGCATCGGCGACTCCTCAGCAAGCTGGACCTAGAGGAGCAGAGGAGAAGGGAGGCACGCGAAGGAG GTTATTACTATGACTTGAACGACTCGTATGACGAGAGCGACGAAGAAGAGGTGAAAGCCCATCTGAGGAGAGTGACGGAGCAACCGCCCCTTAAACTTAATACGTCCTCTGAG AAAGTGGACTTCCTACGCATGTGCGGACTGGTTACCCGGGCTCATCGCGACGAGCTCCTGCAGTGCAAGAAGAGGAAGCGAAGGCGGATGATGAGGGAACGCAGCACCTCGCCACCACCTGTCGTGCGGGGGAAGCGGAAGTCTCCTCCTTTGCCGGCCGCCGCACTGAGCACCACGTACACCGCCGAGCAGATGGACAGTGCCCCCGAGCTGCAGGAGAAGAAGGACTTTCTGCGCGCCTTTAAGCTCTCCCACGTCAATGCTCAGCAACGAAGAG ACAAAGAGAAGActgaggagctgctgaaggccATCGAGAAGAAGATTGTGACGCTGGATACGCTCCGATACAACTCTGTATCTCCATGTAGCAGCAGCCCCCCTGCTGCCACCTCCTCAATCG GGGAGTCATCATCAGCTAAACCTTCCTGTCAGTCAAACGGACATCTTTATCCAGACTCGCCAAGCCCCTCCCCTCTATATTCACACAGAGCCAGACATGTCCCCCACAACGACACTGTCAGGCAGCCGCCTCCACCCTTGGCGCCCCACCATGACAAAGCGGCATTCGCAGAGGCGCCACGGCCCAACAAGAAGCTGCAGCTGGTCCACAACGGCCACTTAGTACCTCCTCTGAAAAAAGAGCCCGGTGTGGTGGTGAATGGTCGTGTCCAGCCCCGGGAGAAGTTCACAACCAATGCCTTTGCTCAGCATTTCCACCAGGCTGTGCTACAGTCCACACAGCACAAAG gggtctcaaagcTGACCAAGGCTGAAAGCTCGCTGCCTCGCGACCCCTCCCCGCAGAAAACGCTTCATCCGAACCACGCCGCCCAGCGCGCCAACGGCCATGGCACCCATTCCCATCAAGACAGTCATGGGAAGCAACTGACCAACGCGGACGTAGATGAGGGTGAAGACTCATCTggggatgatgatgaggaggatgaTGAGGAACCCCCAAGGAAGTGGAAGGGCATTGGAGCAATTTTTGAGGCCTATCAGGAGTATGTGGAAG AACGGAGTGTTGAGAGGCAGGTTCTTCACAGTCAGTGCAAAAGATTGGAAGCGCAGAACTACAATCTTAGCAGAACAGCGGAGCAACTCTCTCTCACCATGGCG GAGCTGGTGAGCCAGAGACAGCGGGTGCGGGAGGAGCGTGACAAGCTCCACGCCCAGCTGGAGCACTTCAGGAGGTGTCTGACGCTACCCAGCATACATTGGGGCAACGCCCATGCACCCAGGTGA
- the LOC119124868 gene encoding genetic suppressor element 1-like isoform X1, translated as MFGLKAPHFYLPGMSHESTKSASLGMVSTATRTTATVSPLSPLTNGSALAQSASSGFAAALRKLAKQAEDPRCELHASALSGESSPVSLSPATSHSSPVSTPKRATLGPLLAQSRGHAVVSSTPPVVTIAPTKTSNGLWRADGRQVEQSAARLGGGRERASADNAHTQHDKRTPPVPPSHLLAHHFGLTPSSVMQDPRMQSLSLPGQMHPAAPSGNIPEDYLRSLRPFATPDDLRLTSVPLGLDHSAAAAHAAAAAAAAAYYHPAFLHHPLSLPRMEESLCLSALRSQFYSVPAGGAFPALHASGLHLHLPGARYPGELNHSVLVERLQMENELRQREREKEREEERERELDRQKERQRDRQQQMVRAAEGHGYLAERATQRAPSLEDRARLVERLTPNRLDKAKESDLPSFLSHKPLPSSRGSVPHLLPSLVPTHLGKHHVVGGVNGAAATTHRASEEAWMKDCNRTGHPNQGIKDAPPSLGAPPPLISPKPPQTTLWNPASFVDRRKPIPPIRPPPSLSRADRPDLSWEEKMEEGARRRPEAHERYPSAREEACLSNKTEQDLLQRRQANNLYLRLCAPLSDPNAGRERQRDSTLVYDEALQQHRRLLSKLDLEEQRRREAREGGYYYDLNDSYDESDEEEVKAHLRRVTEQPPLKLNTSSEKVDFLRMCGLVTRAHRDELLQCKKRKRRRMMRERSTSPPPVVRGKRKSPPLPAAALSTTYTAEQMDSAPELQEKKDFLRAFKLSHVNAQQRRDKEKTEELLKAIEKKIVTLDTLRYNSVSPCSSSPPAATSSIGESSSAKPSCQSNGHLYPDSPSPSPLYSHRARHVPHNDTVRQPPPPLAPHHDKAAFAEAPRPNKKLQLVHNGHLVPPLKKEPGVVVNGRVQPREKFTTNAFAQHFHQAVLQSTQHKGVSKLTKAESSLPRDPSPQKTLHPNHAAQRANGHGTHSHQDSHGKQLTNADVDEGEDSSGDDDEEDDEEPPRKWKGIGAIFEAYQEYVEERSVERQVLHSQCKRLEAQNYNLSRTAEQLSLTMAELVSQRQRVREERDKLHAQLEHFRRCLTLPSIHWGNAHAPR; from the exons ATGTTCGGATTAAAGGCACCGCACTTTTACCTCCCAG GCATGAGCCATGAGTCCACCAAGTCGGCGTCTTTAGGAATGGTCTCCACGGCGACTCGCACCACGGCCACCGTCAGTCCCCTTAGCCCTCTGACCAATGGGAGCGCTCTCGCCCAGTCTGCCAGCTCTGGATTCGCCGCCGCCCTGCGCAAACTGGCTAAACAGGCTGAGGATCCCCGATGTGAGTTGCATG CTTCGGCCCTCAGCGGTGAGTCGTCGCCTGTGTCGTTGTCACCTGCCACCAGCCACAGCTCGCCGGTCAGCACCCCCAAGCGGGCCACACTAGGGCCCCTCTTGGCCCAGTCCCGGGGCCACGCCGTTGTCTCGAGCACCCCTCCCGTAGTCACCATTGCTCCCACCAAGACCAGCAACGGTCTGTGGAGGGCCGACGGGCGacag GTGGAACAGAGCGCTGCGAGGCTTGGGGGCGGCAGGGAGCGGGCATCCGCCGACAACGCTCATACACAGCACGACAAGAGGACCCCGCCCGTACCCCCGTCTCACCTGCTGGCTCACCACTTTGGACTCACACCCAGCTCGGTCATGCAGGACCCCCGCATGCAAAGCCTCAG TTTACCTGGGCAGATGCACCCTGCGGCTCCCTCAGGCAACATCCCTGAGGATTACCTGAGATCGCTGCGTCCCTTCGCCACCCCCGACGACCTGCGGCTGACCTCTGTGCCTCTTGGTCTGGACCAttctgccgccgccgctcatgctgccgctgccgccgccgctgctgcttaCTACCACCCAGCCTTCCTGCACCATCCTTTGTCTTTACCCAG GATGGAGGAATCCTTGTGTCTGTCAGCACTGCGGTCACAGTTCTACTCTGTGCCTGCCGGGGGAGCCTTCCCCGCTCTGCACGCCTCTGGCCTTCACTTGCACCTGCCTGGAGCTCGCTACCCCGGAGAGCTAAACCACAGCGTACTAGTCGAGAG GCTGCAGATGGAGAATGAGCTTCGCCAAcgagagagggagaaagagagagaggaggaaagGGAGCGAGAGCTGGACAGACAGAAGGAGAGGCAGAGGGACAGACAGCAGCAGATGGTCAGGGCTGCGGAGGGCCACGGATACCTGGCCGAAAGGGCGACTCAGAGGGCGCCGTCGCTGGAGGACAGGGCCAGGCTAGTGGAGAGGCTGACCCCCAACAGACTGg ATAAAGCCAAGGAATCGGATCTCCCATCGTTCCTCTCGCATAAACCTCTGCCCTCCTCCAGGGGCTCTGTCCCACACCTGCTGCCCAGTCTGGTGCCTACTCACCTGGGCAAGCATCACGTGGTGGGTGGTGTCAACGGAGCTGCCGCCACGACTCACAGGGCCAGCGAGGAGGCCTGGATGAAGGACTGCAATAG AACTGGCCATCCTAACCAAGGCATCAAAGATGCACCACCCTCCCTGGGTGCACCGCCTCCTCTCATCTCCCCTAAACCTCCACAAACCACACTGTGGAACCCCGCCTCTTTTGTGGACCGCAGAAAGCCCATCCCGCCGATTCGTCCCCCTCCCAGCCTGAGCAGAGCCGACCGACCCGACCTGAGCTGGGAGgagaagatggaggagggagcCCGGAGGAGGCCGGAGGCTCACGAGAGGTATCCCTCTGCGAGGGAGGAGGCCTGCTTGTCCAACAAGACCGAGCAGGACCTCCTCCAGAGGCGCCAGGCCAACAACCTCTACCTGAGGCTGTGCGCGCCCCTGTCAGACCCCAACGCCGGCAGGGAGCGGCAGAGGGACAGCACGCTGGTGTACGACGAGGCACTCCAGCAGCATCGGCGACTCCTCAGCAAGCTGGACCTAGAGGAGCAGAGGAGAAGGGAGGCACGCGAAGGAG GTTATTACTATGACTTGAACGACTCGTATGACGAGAGCGACGAAGAAGAGGTGAAAGCCCATCTGAGGAGAGTGACGGAGCAACCGCCCCTTAAACTTAATACGTCCTCTGAG AAAGTGGACTTCCTACGCATGTGCGGACTGGTTACCCGGGCTCATCGCGACGAGCTCCTGCAGTGCAAGAAGAGGAAGCGAAGGCGGATGATGAGGGAACGCAGCACCTCGCCACCACCTGTCGTGCGGGGGAAGCGGAAGTCTCCTCCTTTGCCGGCCGCCGCACTGAGCACCACGTACACCGCCGAGCAGATGGACAGTGCCCCCGAGCTGCAGGAGAAGAAGGACTTTCTGCGCGCCTTTAAGCTCTCCCACGTCAATGCTCAGCAACGAAGAG ACAAAGAGAAGActgaggagctgctgaaggccATCGAGAAGAAGATTGTGACGCTGGATACGCTCCGATACAACTCTGTATCTCCATGTAGCAGCAGCCCCCCTGCTGCCACCTCCTCAATCG GGGAGTCATCATCAGCTAAACCTTCCTGTCAGTCAAACGGACATCTTTATCCAGACTCGCCAAGCCCCTCCCCTCTATATTCACACAGAGCCAGACATGTCCCCCACAACGACACTGTCAGGCAGCCGCCTCCACCCTTGGCGCCCCACCATGACAAAGCGGCATTCGCAGAGGCGCCACGGCCCAACAAGAAGCTGCAGCTGGTCCACAACGGCCACTTAGTACCTCCTCTGAAAAAAGAGCCCGGTGTGGTGGTGAATGGTCGTGTCCAGCCCCGGGAGAAGTTCACAACCAATGCCTTTGCTCAGCATTTCCACCAGGCTGTGCTACAGTCCACACAGCACAAAG gggtctcaaagcTGACCAAGGCTGAAAGCTCGCTGCCTCGCGACCCCTCCCCGCAGAAAACGCTTCATCCGAACCACGCCGCCCAGCGCGCCAACGGCCATGGCACCCATTCCCATCAAGACAGTCATGGGAAGCAACTGACCAACGCGGACGTAGATGAGGGTGAAGACTCATCTggggatgatgatgaggaggatgaTGAGGAACCCCCAAGGAAGTGGAAGGGCATTGGAGCAATTTTTGAGGCCTATCAGGAGTATGTGGAAG AACGGAGTGTTGAGAGGCAGGTTCTTCACAGTCAGTGCAAAAGATTGGAAGCGCAGAACTACAATCTTAGCAGAACAGCGGAGCAACTCTCTCTCACCATGGCG GAGCTGGTGAGCCAGAGACAGCGGGTGCGGGAGGAGCGTGACAAGCTCCACGCCCAGCTGGAGCACTTCAGGAGGTGTCTGACGCTACCCAGCATACATTGGGGCAACGCCCATGCACCCAGGTGA